The Methylacidimicrobium sp. B4 genome contains a region encoding:
- a CDS encoding DegQ family serine endoprotease: MKFPRQAGATLALVAYCLLSLPDRSTAAVQLLSLAGPSKQAKETSFSIQIDDAPLPRQGAGLLTSFAPIVKKVVPSVVQITTTQRVKAPEGWPFPFPPFFNEPPFRRFFGPPEGEDQGGGRRQAPSQPPRSRRQSGLGSGVIVSPDGYILTNNHVVEVAEEIKVLVGEAKKEYSAKVVGKDPYSDIALVKIDAKDLPAAVFTDSDQVEVGDIVLAVGNPFALSQTVTMGIVSGKGRKDVGIEEYEDFIQTDAAINPGNSGGALVDVEGRLVGINTAIVSPGRVGNLGIGFAVPSNMARYVMQELVSHGRVIRGFLGVTISEVTPELARAFKLPEPIGALVEQVTPGAPAAQAGVKDGDVIIGFNGQKVIDPRVFRLAVSETPPGSKVSLKIWRDGKELTVQTVLKERPNEPVASSSAPGGSEQGTFLPGIEISDLSGAARQQLEIPAEVQGVVVTNVDQDSPAGRPGRNQLQPGDVILQVNHHPVHAVREAQEAAKASQGDVLLQVWSHGMTRFVVVKR, from the coding sequence ATGAAATTCCCCCGGCAAGCCGGCGCCACCCTGGCCCTAGTCGCATATTGCCTGCTCTCCCTTCCCGACCGCTCGACGGCAGCCGTCCAGTTGCTCTCGCTGGCGGGTCCTTCGAAGCAGGCCAAGGAGACCTCGTTTTCGATTCAAATCGATGATGCCCCGCTTCCCCGCCAGGGAGCGGGCCTCCTGACCAGCTTCGCTCCCATCGTGAAGAAGGTGGTGCCGAGTGTGGTGCAGATCACGACCACTCAGCGGGTCAAGGCGCCGGAAGGCTGGCCCTTTCCCTTCCCGCCGTTCTTTAACGAGCCTCCGTTCCGCCGCTTTTTCGGCCCCCCGGAAGGGGAAGATCAGGGAGGAGGAAGGAGGCAAGCTCCTTCCCAGCCTCCGCGTTCTCGTCGACAGAGCGGGCTGGGATCCGGGGTGATCGTTTCGCCGGATGGGTACATCCTGACCAACAACCATGTCGTGGAGGTCGCCGAGGAGATCAAGGTCCTGGTGGGCGAGGCGAAGAAGGAGTATTCCGCCAAAGTGGTCGGGAAGGACCCCTACAGCGATATCGCCCTGGTGAAGATCGACGCGAAAGACCTGCCGGCGGCCGTTTTTACGGATAGCGATCAGGTCGAGGTCGGCGACATCGTCCTGGCGGTGGGCAACCCCTTCGCGCTCAGTCAGACCGTGACGATGGGGATCGTGAGCGGCAAGGGCCGGAAGGATGTCGGTATCGAGGAGTACGAGGACTTCATCCAGACCGACGCAGCGATCAACCCCGGGAATTCGGGAGGGGCTCTGGTCGATGTCGAGGGCCGGCTGGTCGGCATCAATACCGCGATCGTAAGCCCCGGTCGCGTCGGCAATCTCGGGATCGGGTTCGCGGTTCCGTCGAACATGGCCCGGTATGTCATGCAGGAGCTCGTCTCCCACGGAAGGGTGATTCGCGGATTCCTGGGTGTCACCATCTCCGAAGTCACTCCGGAGCTGGCGCGGGCTTTCAAGCTGCCCGAGCCGATCGGGGCCTTGGTGGAGCAGGTGACTCCGGGAGCCCCCGCCGCGCAGGCTGGCGTCAAGGATGGGGACGTGATCATTGGCTTCAACGGGCAGAAGGTAATCGATCCTCGCGTCTTCCGCTTGGCTGTCTCGGAGACTCCTCCCGGCTCCAAGGTCTCCTTGAAGATCTGGCGCGACGGAAAGGAACTGACCGTTCAGACCGTCCTCAAGGAGCGACCCAACGAGCCGGTTGCCAGCAGCAGCGCTCCCGGGGGATCGGAGCAGGGAACCTTCCTTCCCGGAATCGAGATTTCGGATCTTAGCGGCGCGGCTCGGCAGCAGCTCGAGATTCCGGCGGAGGTCCAGGGAGTCGTGGTGACCAATGTCGACCAGGATTCTCCCGCGGGCCGCCCCGGGCGGAACCAGCTGCAGCCCGGCGACGTGATCCTGCAAGTGAACCATCACCCCGTTCATGCGGTGCGGGAAGCACAGGAGGCGGCGAAGGCCAGCCAGGGAGATGTGCTCTTGCAAGTCTGGTCTCACGGGATGACCCGGTTTGTCGTGGTGAAGCGCTAG
- a CDS encoding NYN domain-containing protein, which produces MKTEAAARELPATPVLVVDGHSVVFAWKELRELHARSPNQARHLLTERLRHLHDSGAWSVILVFDGRFGSRPDRIQPASDDMVIAYSSPDCTADSLIEGFVARRKDRQRVTVVTADQAERRTIEALGAWCSSPEWLSSALGEEQGNLVEALGRVHRKARW; this is translated from the coding sequence ATGAAGACCGAGGCCGCCGCCAGGGAGCTTCCCGCCACCCCGGTGCTGGTCGTCGATGGTCATAGCGTGGTTTTCGCATGGAAGGAACTGCGAGAGCTGCACGCGCGCTCGCCCAATCAGGCTCGCCACCTCCTCACCGAGCGGCTGCGGCATCTGCACGACTCGGGGGCCTGGTCGGTGATCCTCGTTTTCGACGGACGTTTCGGATCCCGACCGGATCGAATCCAACCTGCGTCGGACGATATGGTCATCGCCTATTCCTCGCCCGATTGCACGGCGGACTCGCTGATCGAGGGCTTTGTCGCCCGGAGGAAGGATCGGCAGCGGGTGACGGTCGTTACGGCGGACCAGGCGGAGCGACGCACCATCGAGGCGCTGGGCGCCTGGTGCTCCTCGCCCGAATGGCTCTCCTCGGCGCTGGGAGAAGAGCAAGGCAATCTGGTAGAAGCCTTGGGGAGAGTCCATCGGAAAGCGCGCTGGTGA
- the trpS gene encoding tryptophan--tRNA ligase, producing the protein MRILSGIQPSGFLHLGNFFGMLQRALRWQQKGETFLFIADFHALTTVGDPEALRRNVREAALAFLACGLDPKRTVFFRQSAVPEVLELTWLLSTVTPFGLLERCHSYKDKLAKGIAPTHALFAYPVLMAADILLYRADVVPVGIDQKQHLEVTRDLAAKFNQAFEPVFVVPREDIEENVATIPGIDGQKMSKSYGNTLELFGDREEFRRRVMAIRTDSTPIEEPKPIAGSVLVALYRLVSEPQELEEFIASMRRGGVGYGTLKKELLSKLERFLAPFRERYEELRGKSGLVDEILDEGARTARAAAAPTLDAARRAVGLV; encoded by the coding sequence ATGCGCATCTTGTCCGGCATCCAGCCATCGGGGTTCCTTCACCTGGGGAACTTCTTCGGCATGCTGCAGCGGGCACTCCGATGGCAGCAAAAGGGGGAGACTTTCCTCTTTATCGCCGATTTCCACGCCCTCACCACGGTCGGCGACCCTGAGGCATTGCGCCGCAACGTCCGGGAAGCCGCTCTCGCGTTCTTGGCATGCGGGCTCGATCCAAAGCGGACGGTCTTTTTCCGACAGAGCGCTGTGCCCGAGGTCCTGGAGCTCACCTGGCTCCTTTCCACGGTCACCCCGTTTGGTCTCTTGGAGAGGTGCCATAGTTACAAGGACAAGCTGGCCAAGGGGATCGCTCCGACCCATGCCCTGTTTGCCTATCCGGTGCTCATGGCCGCCGACATCCTGCTCTACCGCGCCGACGTCGTTCCCGTAGGGATCGACCAGAAGCAGCATCTGGAAGTGACGCGGGATCTGGCCGCGAAGTTCAATCAGGCCTTCGAGCCCGTCTTCGTGGTGCCGCGGGAAGACATCGAGGAGAACGTAGCCACGATTCCCGGGATCGACGGGCAAAAGATGTCGAAATCGTATGGAAACACCCTCGAGCTCTTCGGGGACCGCGAAGAGTTCCGCAGGAGGGTGATGGCGATCCGCACCGACTCGACCCCGATCGAAGAGCCCAAGCCGATCGCCGGCTCGGTGCTGGTTGCCCTCTATCGGCTCGTGAGTGAACCGCAGGAGCTCGAGGAATTCATCGCCTCCATGCGGCGGGGAGGCGTAGGCTATGGAACGCTCAAGAAGGAGCTTCTGTCCAAGCTCGAGCGCTTCTTAGCGCCCTTCCGCGAGCGATACGAGGAGCTGAGGGGCAAGTCAGGCCTCGTGGATGAGATTTTGGACGAGGGAGCCCGTACGGCACGCGCCGCGGCCGCTCCGACCTTGGACGCGGCACGGAGGGCGGTCGGCCTCGTCTAG
- a CDS encoding chorismate mutase: protein MTEPPGSEREIDRLRRRLGEIDRELLALLNRRMEVARDVGEWKRRNGFFLFDPIREEAVIADLIRRNAGSLSDRGIRAIFLEIFSSARGQQGLLRIGCGGGAAGLLAAHSRFGASDHFLMVRSAAEGQRRLTTQSIDILVLPKEGVLDLSPTLRQTPGAVPQWTIRGEIDRPYALVGDRASRFGFYILGLGEEPPGPRELPETQKAVFLLVGGSRESIDRWTGRLGGCWIERDRRPRVQQPTGTANLAGLWEAFAPSPPEVLQERCREICGNSAWIVRLGAYPISTVAHL, encoded by the coding sequence ATGACTGAGCCGCCCGGTTCGGAGCGGGAGATCGACCGGCTTCGCCGCAGGCTGGGCGAGATCGACCGTGAACTCCTGGCTCTTCTCAACCGGAGAATGGAGGTGGCCCGGGACGTCGGAGAATGGAAGCGTCGGAACGGTTTCTTTCTCTTCGATCCGATCCGGGAGGAGGCGGTGATCGCGGATCTGATCCGACGAAATGCCGGCTCCCTCTCCGATCGGGGAATCCGGGCGATCTTCCTGGAAATCTTTTCGAGTGCGCGCGGCCAGCAGGGTCTCCTCCGGATCGGCTGCGGCGGTGGAGCCGCCGGCCTCCTGGCCGCACACAGCCGCTTCGGCGCATCGGATCACTTCCTCATGGTCCGATCTGCTGCGGAAGGGCAGAGGCGGCTCACGACGCAATCGATCGATATTCTGGTCCTTCCCAAGGAAGGAGTGCTCGATCTTTCGCCCACGCTCCGGCAGACGCCGGGGGCGGTACCACAGTGGACCATCCGCGGCGAGATCGATCGCCCGTATGCTCTCGTTGGCGACCGGGCCTCCCGCTTCGGCTTCTACATCCTGGGCCTCGGAGAGGAGCCGCCCGGTCCGCGAGAGCTTCCGGAAACCCAGAAAGCCGTCTTCCTCCTGGTGGGAGGTTCCAGGGAATCGATCGATCGCTGGACTGGCCGCTTGGGCGGGTGCTGGATCGAGAGGGACAGGCGTCCGAGGGTCCAGCAGCCGACCGGCACGGCCAATCTCGCCGGACTCTGGGAGGCGTTCGCTCCCTCTCCCCCGGAGGTGCTGCAGGAGCGTTGCCGAGAGATCTGCGGAAATTCCGCTTGGATCGTGCGCTTGGGCGCTTACCCTATATCGACCGTTGCCCACTTATGA
- a CDS encoding IS607 family transposase yields the protein MNRKLVSIHEAAEFLGVCAQTLRRWEREGRLMPHERTPGGRRRYDLARLRPGQFHSPESERQTIAYARVSSHDQKDDLERQKQVLERYCARQGWTFEVISDLGSGRNEHKKGLKRLLDAIIGGKAGRLVITHKDRLLRFGAELVFAICEAKGVEVVILNQGEDTTFEEDLAKDVLEIITVFSARLYGARSRKSQKLLEGVRAAVEAAQC from the coding sequence ATAAATCGCAAGCTGGTAAGCATCCACGAAGCTGCCGAGTTCCTTGGTGTCTGTGCCCAAACGCTGCGGCGATGGGAGCGCGAGGGAAGGCTCATGCCGCACGAACGGACGCCTGGAGGGCGACGGCGCTACGACCTTGCCAGGTTGCGGCCTGGGCAATTCCATTCACCCGAATCGGAACGGCAGACCATCGCCTACGCGAGAGTGTCCAGTCATGACCAGAAGGATGATCTGGAGAGGCAGAAGCAGGTTCTGGAACGCTACTGCGCCCGGCAAGGATGGACGTTCGAGGTCATCTCGGACCTGGGTTCGGGCAGGAACGAGCACAAGAAGGGCCTCAAGCGGCTGCTGGACGCGATCATCGGCGGGAAGGCGGGGCGGCTCGTCATCACCCACAAGGACCGGCTGCTGCGCTTTGGGGCGGAGCTTGTGTTTGCCATCTGCGAGGCCAAGGGCGTCGAGGTCGTGATCCTCAACCAAGGCGAAGACACGACCTTCGAGGAAGACTTGGCGAAAGACGTGCTCGAGATCATCACGGTGTTCAGCGCCAGGCTGTACGGAGCTCGCTCGCGCAAGAGCCAGAAGCTGCTCGAAGGTGTCAGGGCCGCCGTGGAGGCGGCGCAATGCTGA
- a CDS encoding transposase, whose product MLIAHKIALDPNNAQATHLARAAGTARFAYNWALAEWKGQYEAGKADKRLPKPSQYSLRRQLNAIKRERFPWMLEVTKCAPQMAIIQLGKAFQNFLAGRARYPTFRRKGVHDRFTLTNDQFSLDGSRTRIPNLGWVRLRETLRFPGKVMSATVSRVADRWFVRIVVQMPEGLRPPEAESQGVVGVDLGVWALATLSTGEKVPGPKPHKARLGRLRRLSRSLSRKRKGSANRRKAKEKLARLHARIANGRLDALHKQSAGLRRRFSLIGVEDLNVRGMMGNRRLARSIGDMGFFEFRRQLEYKAAMRGGEVVVADRFFSSRKTGSHCGHRLESLPLSVREWTCPACGAEHDRDVNAAMNLKNVAVSSTVSACGEEGSGSARKRRVKPAAAKQEVSFVPVLAGMSKSDGTVFFEWTWVYLTYRPGARSLLRSEATGSPRRRRSRASSSAEG is encoded by the coding sequence ATGCTGATCGCCCACAAGATCGCCCTCGATCCGAACAACGCGCAGGCCACCCATCTGGCCCGGGCTGCCGGCACGGCACGGTTCGCCTACAACTGGGCGCTTGCGGAGTGGAAAGGGCAATACGAGGCAGGGAAGGCCGACAAGAGATTGCCCAAGCCATCGCAATATTCTTTGCGCCGCCAGCTCAACGCCATCAAGCGCGAGCGCTTCCCCTGGATGCTCGAAGTCACCAAGTGCGCCCCGCAGATGGCGATCATCCAGCTGGGAAAGGCATTCCAGAACTTTTTGGCCGGTCGCGCCAGATACCCGACCTTTCGCAGGAAGGGCGTCCACGACCGGTTCACGCTCACCAACGACCAGTTCAGTCTCGACGGCTCCCGCACGCGCATCCCGAATCTTGGCTGGGTGCGCCTGCGCGAGACGTTGCGTTTTCCTGGGAAGGTGATGTCCGCCACGGTCTCCCGGGTGGCCGACCGCTGGTTCGTCCGCATCGTTGTCCAGATGCCGGAGGGGTTGCGTCCGCCAGAAGCCGAAAGCCAAGGCGTGGTTGGCGTGGATCTGGGCGTCTGGGCGCTGGCGACGCTCTCGACGGGGGAGAAGGTGCCTGGCCCCAAGCCGCACAAGGCGCGGCTGGGCCGCTTGCGCAGGCTCTCGCGGAGCCTGAGCCGCAAGAGGAAGGGGTCGGCCAACCGGCGCAAGGCCAAGGAGAAGCTGGCGAGGCTGCACGCCCGAATCGCCAATGGCCGCCTGGACGCCCTGCACAAGCAGTCGGCTGGCCTCAGGCGCCGGTTTTCGCTCATCGGCGTCGAGGACCTGAACGTGCGCGGCATGATGGGCAACCGGCGTCTGGCCCGGTCGATCGGCGACATGGGCTTCTTCGAGTTCCGGCGGCAGCTGGAGTACAAGGCCGCGATGCGGGGCGGAGAGGTGGTGGTCGCCGATCGGTTCTTCTCCAGCCGCAAGACCGGCTCCCACTGCGGCCATCGGCTGGAGAGCTTGCCGCTCTCGGTGCGGGAGTGGACCTGTCCGGCCTGCGGCGCGGAGCATGACCGGGACGTGAACGCCGCGATGAATCTCAAGAATGTGGCCGTGAGTTCCACGGTGTCAGCCTGTGGAGAGGAGGGCTCTGGCTCGGCACGCAAGCGCCGGGTGAAACCAGCCGCGGCGAAGCAGGAAGTCAGCTTTGTTCCTGTCCTAGCAGGAATGAGTAAGTCTGACGGAACGGTCTTCTTCGAGTGGACTTGGGTCTACCTCACCTATCGCCCGGGAGCCCGCAGTCTCCTCCGATCAGAGGCGACCGGAAGCCCGAGGCGACGCAGGTCGAGAGCAAGCTCCTCGGCCGAGGGTTGA
- a CDS encoding type I 3-dehydroquinate dehydratase has translation MERAAEPKRDGGERLREGPWIVGTVTTAEGLPFLRAESPAHLVEIRLDALREAGVPLQELRSSLAERARPALLTLRAPEEGGRRHWAEGERERLLEEFFPVIDALDVEYRSLEPWRHWWERARAEGKWRILSVHWLEGSPGEGQIREHCSFLEGAQPDWAKIALRLRELHDLHSLARVLLDHRSQAWALMGLGPWAALSRIVLSALGSELVYGYLDAPAAPGQPSAEELALDLRRLGLPVASDRRRLRAPGR, from the coding sequence ATGGAAAGAGCGGCTGAGCCGAAACGAGACGGGGGCGAGAGGCTTCGGGAAGGGCCGTGGATCGTCGGAACCGTCACCACGGCCGAAGGACTGCCCTTTCTGCGCGCCGAGTCGCCGGCCCACCTGGTGGAAATCCGGCTCGATGCCCTGCGGGAAGCCGGGGTACCCCTCCAGGAGCTGCGTTCCTCCTTGGCGGAGCGGGCCAGACCCGCGCTTCTGACGCTGCGTGCTCCCGAAGAAGGAGGACGCAGGCATTGGGCGGAAGGGGAGAGGGAGCGGCTGCTCGAAGAGTTTTTCCCCGTGATCGACGCGCTCGATGTGGAATACCGCTCCCTCGAGCCATGGCGGCACTGGTGGGAGCGTGCGCGAGCGGAAGGAAAGTGGCGCATCCTTTCGGTCCATTGGCTGGAGGGCAGCCCCGGCGAGGGGCAGATTCGGGAGCATTGCTCCTTCCTGGAAGGCGCTCAGCCGGACTGGGCGAAGATCGCTCTACGGCTTCGCGAGCTCCACGATCTTCATTCGCTGGCGCGGGTGTTGTTGGATCATCGATCGCAAGCATGGGCGCTCATGGGGCTGGGGCCGTGGGCTGCGCTCTCCCGCATCGTCCTCTCTGCCTTGGGTAGTGAGCTCGTCTACGGCTACCTGGACGCCCCGGCGGCCCCGGGTCAACCCTCGGCCGAGGAGCTTGCTCTCGACCTGCGTCGCCTCGGGCTTCCGGTCGCCTCTGATCGGAGGAGACTGCGGGCTCCCGGGCGATAG
- a CDS encoding rod shape-determining protein: MSPQLWDWAASALANDIGIDLGTANTLVYIRGKGIVLREPSVVAVHPATKQVVAVGGEAKRMLGRTPGNIQAIRPLKDGVIADFQLTEEMLKAFIRRAQARILFRRPRIVIAVPSGITEVERRAVEESTRQAGAREVYLVEEPMAAAIGVGLPIQEASGNMIVDIGGGTTEVAIISLSGIVYSRSVRVAGDELDESISNYLRRAYNLMIGERTAEEIKMRIGSAHPLETETVMEVRGRDLVAGLPKTLTVTSQEVREAMMEPLSVIVESVRITLERCPPELSADLLERGVVLAGGGALLRGLDRLLTEETSLPVHVAEDPLSAVAEGTGKILEEYSVLKKVARAEARR; the protein is encoded by the coding sequence TTGTCCCCCCAACTATGGGATTGGGCCGCATCCGCGCTCGCAAACGACATCGGCATCGACCTCGGAACAGCGAACACCCTGGTCTACATTCGCGGCAAGGGCATCGTCCTGCGGGAGCCCTCGGTCGTCGCGGTACACCCCGCGACCAAGCAGGTGGTGGCCGTCGGGGGGGAGGCTAAGCGGATGCTGGGCCGCACCCCGGGGAACATCCAGGCGATCCGTCCTCTGAAGGACGGGGTCATCGCCGACTTCCAGCTCACCGAAGAGATGCTCAAGGCCTTCATCCGCAGAGCGCAAGCAAGGATCCTGTTCCGGAGACCGAGAATCGTCATCGCCGTGCCGAGCGGAATCACGGAGGTCGAGCGGAGGGCCGTCGAGGAGTCGACGCGGCAGGCTGGCGCCCGGGAAGTCTACCTGGTCGAGGAGCCGATGGCGGCGGCTATCGGGGTGGGGCTCCCCATCCAAGAGGCCTCCGGCAACATGATCGTCGATATCGGGGGGGGGACCACCGAGGTGGCGATCATCTCCCTTTCCGGCATCGTCTACTCCCGCAGCGTCCGGGTTGCGGGCGATGAGCTCGACGAGAGCATCTCGAATTATCTCCGCCGGGCCTACAACCTGATGATTGGCGAGCGCACGGCCGAGGAGATCAAGATGCGGATCGGTTCCGCCCACCCGCTTGAGACCGAGACCGTCATGGAGGTGCGTGGACGGGATCTCGTCGCCGGTCTTCCGAAGACCTTGACTGTCACCTCCCAAGAGGTGCGGGAAGCGATGATGGAGCCGCTTTCCGTGATCGTCGAGTCCGTCCGAATCACCCTGGAACGTTGCCCTCCGGAACTCTCCGCTGACCTTCTCGAACGGGGCGTGGTCCTGGCGGGAGGCGGCGCTCTCCTGCGCGGCCTCGACCGCCTCCTGACCGAAGAGACCTCCCTGCCCGTCCATGTCGCCGAGGACCCGCTCAGCGCGGTTGCCGAAGGCACTGGAAAGATCTTGGAAGAGTATTCGGTACTCAAAAAAGTCGCCCGGGCGGAAGCTCGTCGTTAA
- the mreC gene encoding rod shape-determining protein MreC, which yields MGRVPLYLGAASLFLLLIGLALPHAWERQLHKIGLEMASPFLSIWDHSVKFWDDFELGTKTLNQIQAELKQLRVRNTELAMQNSYLSHLQEENDRLREMLSFRQSSSFRLLSCRVISRDPSNWWSNIYVDVGWGDDSHLSSDLPVVTPRGVVGKTGIIARNISQIILLTNENCKISAMSEVSKDQGLIVGAGTPADNKPYARMIYLPRNAQVAAGERVLTSGLGGVFPAGLYVGSITQVLPLEASRSFGLYREATVDPGVDLTQISEMFIVLPGR from the coding sequence GTGGGACGGGTTCCGCTCTACCTGGGCGCAGCCTCGCTCTTCCTTCTTCTGATCGGGCTCGCGCTTCCCCACGCATGGGAGCGGCAACTGCACAAGATCGGTCTGGAAATGGCCTCTCCGTTTCTCTCCATCTGGGACCACTCCGTCAAGTTCTGGGATGATTTCGAACTGGGCACGAAGACATTGAACCAGATCCAGGCCGAACTCAAGCAGCTGCGCGTCCGGAACACGGAGCTGGCGATGCAGAACAGCTATCTGAGCCATCTGCAGGAGGAAAACGACCGGCTCCGCGAAATGCTCTCCTTCCGGCAGAGCTCGTCGTTCCGCCTGCTCTCCTGCCGAGTCATCAGCCGGGATCCCTCGAACTGGTGGAGCAACATTTACGTCGACGTCGGCTGGGGCGACGACAGCCACCTCTCCTCGGATCTTCCGGTCGTCACTCCCCGAGGGGTCGTGGGGAAAACGGGGATCATTGCGCGCAACATAAGCCAGATCATTCTCCTCACGAATGAGAACTGCAAGATTTCCGCCATGAGCGAGGTGTCCAAGGATCAAGGCCTGATCGTCGGCGCCGGGACGCCGGCGGACAACAAACCCTACGCCCGCATGATCTATCTCCCGCGGAATGCTCAGGTCGCTGCGGGAGAACGCGTCCTGACGAGCGGCCTCGGCGGGGTCTTTCCTGCCGGTCTCTATGTCGGCAGCATCACGCAGGTGCTCCCTTTGGAGGCATCCCGTTCGTTCGGCCTCTATCGCGAGGCTACGGTGGATCCCGGGGTCGACCTGACACAGATTTCTGAGATGTTCATCGTCCTTCCCGGGCGATAG
- the mrdA gene encoding penicillin-binding protein 2, with product MDPLTSRPSYLPKLRVGIVAVAITACLGLLIARLWVLQVVEGQTYASRLRNQTTIALRLDGARGPILDRNGIALAENRATYEIDLYLDQLVRDYPKRHRGRVPRIQVERRMGGATLVRKEPDIYRVVMTDLIPIANALHLEVKLDPKELQRHYFTSPTVPYRFASELSYVTVARFAEQNLGVPGIDVAVRPVRHYNFGAFASHILGYVGPPGEKERLGPDGNDLETIGRIGVERLMDGQLQGKPGGRILRVNYRGYIVAEEGYTNPGLGASVYLTLDARIQAIVQEALRDVGRGAAIVMDPNTGDILAMASVPDFDPNGFIPKISQEDWKRLTSDPTRPLLNRSVAAYAPGSTFKVLVSLAALKYGAITPSTQIYSPAAVDIGGHLFHDWTKTGRGNITLAEALQYSCNTFFYQVGIRTGIKHLDEMASLCGFGEPTGLPYLGEASGILPGPAWMKVHHPLERWTTAHTANLSIGQGFLEVTPLQMVLLMSSVANGGTLLYPRLVVGVSDDHGRQIASIPSRPRADLGVRREDLDAIRKGLLAVVENGTGHSVAIPGIAIAGKTGSAQAKRKWNGKLYNDTRAWFIGFAPYDHPRYAFGVMVEGGIGGGATAGPIAHKIVEGILAMERSGASPQLVYFTPAKGNFNGLSEIQPKTDTAQPAARPAIPVREEEDSQDSASSDQG from the coding sequence ATGGACCCGCTCACTTCCCGTCCGTCCTACCTCCCCAAGCTTCGGGTCGGCATCGTTGCCGTGGCGATTACAGCGTGCCTGGGGCTTCTGATCGCCCGCCTCTGGGTGCTCCAGGTGGTCGAAGGGCAAACGTACGCGAGCCGGCTCCGGAATCAGACGACGATCGCCCTGCGCCTCGACGGCGCCCGCGGCCCCATCCTGGATCGGAACGGCATCGCCCTCGCCGAGAACCGCGCTACCTACGAGATCGACCTCTACCTCGATCAGCTGGTGCGTGACTACCCGAAGCGCCACCGCGGACGGGTGCCCCGCATTCAGGTGGAACGGAGAATGGGGGGTGCCACCTTGGTCCGCAAGGAGCCCGATATCTATCGGGTCGTCATGACCGACCTCATCCCCATCGCCAACGCCCTGCATCTGGAGGTCAAGCTCGACCCAAAGGAGCTTCAGCGCCACTATTTCACGAGCCCGACGGTCCCCTATCGCTTTGCGTCCGAGCTCAGCTACGTCACGGTCGCACGGTTCGCCGAGCAAAACCTGGGCGTTCCGGGAATCGACGTTGCGGTGCGCCCGGTCCGCCACTATAACTTCGGCGCCTTTGCCTCGCACATTCTCGGTTATGTCGGACCACCGGGAGAGAAAGAGCGCCTCGGGCCCGACGGAAACGACTTGGAGACGATCGGCCGCATCGGCGTCGAGCGGCTGATGGACGGGCAGTTGCAGGGGAAACCGGGAGGCAGGATTCTCCGCGTCAACTATCGCGGCTATATCGTCGCAGAAGAGGGATATACCAACCCGGGCCTCGGTGCTTCGGTCTACCTGACCCTCGATGCGCGCATTCAAGCGATCGTGCAAGAGGCTCTCCGCGACGTGGGGCGGGGCGCGGCGATCGTCATGGACCCGAATACCGGGGACATCCTGGCCATGGCTTCTGTTCCCGATTTCGATCCCAACGGATTTATCCCGAAGATCAGCCAGGAAGACTGGAAGAGGCTCACTTCCGATCCGACGCGGCCGCTTCTCAACCGGAGCGTCGCCGCCTATGCCCCTGGCTCCACGTTCAAGGTACTGGTCTCCCTGGCCGCCCTGAAATACGGGGCCATCACGCCGAGCACGCAGATTTACTCCCCAGCCGCGGTCGATATTGGCGGCCACCTCTTTCACGACTGGACCAAGACAGGGCGTGGGAACATCACCCTCGCCGAGGCGCTCCAGTATTCGTGCAACACGTTCTTCTACCAAGTGGGCATCCGCACGGGGATCAAGCACCTGGATGAGATGGCCAGCCTTTGCGGCTTCGGGGAGCCGACCGGCCTACCTTACCTGGGTGAGGCTTCGGGGATCCTCCCAGGACCGGCGTGGATGAAGGTCCATCATCCCCTGGAGCGATGGACAACCGCCCATACGGCCAACCTGTCGATCGGGCAGGGCTTCCTGGAGGTCACTCCCCTGCAGATGGTGCTCCTGATGAGCTCGGTCGCCAATGGCGGCACCCTTCTCTACCCCCGGCTCGTCGTCGGGGTCAGCGACGATCACGGCCGCCAGATCGCCTCCATCCCTTCCCGGCCGCGTGCCGATCTGGGAGTGCGCCGGGAAGATCTGGACGCCATCCGGAAGGGATTGCTCGCCGTGGTCGAGAACGGAACCGGCCACTCGGTGGCGATTCCGGGAATAGCGATCGCCGGCAAGACGGGTTCAGCCCAGGCGAAGCGAAAGTGGAACGGAAAGCTCTACAATGATACCCGTGCCTGGTTCATCGGCTTCGCGCCCTACGACCATCCGAGATACGCCTTCGGCGTGATGGTGGAAGGGGGCATCGGGGGAGGGGCTACGGCTGGACCGATCGCCCACAAGATCGTCGAGGGGATCCTGGCCATGGAACGGAGCGGGGCCTCTCCGCAACTCGTCTATTTCACCCCCGCCAAGGGTAACTTCAACGGCCTTTCCGAAATTCAGCCCAAGACCGACACGGCGCAGCCGGCGGCTCGCCCAGCCATCCCGGTGCGCGAAGAGGAAGACAGCCAGGACAGCGCCTCTTCGGATCAGGGGTAG